A genome region from Triticum aestivum cultivar Chinese Spring chromosome 2B, IWGSC CS RefSeq v2.1, whole genome shotgun sequence includes the following:
- the LOC123045060 gene encoding heterogeneous nuclear ribonucleoprotein 1, which yields MAAAENAGDVAAGESRKLFVGGIPSSAQETELRGHFARFGAVRSIVVMRDKESGHGRGFGFVEFEDEEAAAKALGDGERPKHFICGRLVDVKRARARPPRNLGEQPVHQHQHQHQLEQGPVQGHQDAGDSTGASSDSMSYASKKVFIGGLRDNITEEEFRAYFEAFGTVTDVVVIYDSLTSRSRGFGFVTFDSEEAVRKVMRQSFHDLKGTRVEAKIAIPKDAQYYRNGRGRGSRTFGGRGPVGFDGSTYQPYNNRHGFYNGYMPQPVPTHPYYHGLYFGMGGNPYANAYPNHAVMANVPNMVARRPVYSPYPPMYPGYGFAYRSGYAGAAPSVPYGVNGGRDYMNDQDSMDVQELDSAATIATKFEYMKLGSQ from the exons atggcggcggctgaGAACGCCGGGGACGTGGCGGCGGGGGAGAGCCGCAAGCTGTTCGTGGGTGGCATCCCGTCCTCAGCGCAGGAGACGGAGCTGCGGGGCCACTTTGCCCGCTTCGGTGCGGTGCGCTCAATCGTCGTGATGCGGGACAAGGAGTCGGGCCACGGCCGCGGGTTCGGGTTCGTCGAGTTCGAGGACGAAGAAGCGGCCGCCAAGGCGCTCGGTGACGGGGAGAGGCCCAAGCACTTCATCTGCGGCCGACTG GTCGACGTTAAGAGGGCGCGTGCTAGACCTCCGCGGAACTTGGGCGAGCAACCTGTGCATCAGCATCAGCATCAGCATCAGCTGGAACAGGGTCCGGTTCAGGGTCACCAAGACGCTGGGGACAGTACCGGGGCCAGTAGTGACAGTATGAGCTATGCTTCAAAGAAGGTATTCATTGGTGGTTTGCGTGACAACATCACAGAGGAGGAGTTCAGAGCTTACTTTGAGGCGTTTGGCACTGTAACAGATGTTGTTGTGATATACGACAGCCTGACAAGCAGGTCAAGGGGTTTTGGTTTTGTCACCTTTGATTCTGAGGAAGCTGTGAGAAAGGTGATGAGGCAAAGCTTTCATGACTTGAAAGGGACAAGGGTGGAAGCAAAGATCGCTATCCCCAAGGATGCTCAGTATTACCGTAATGGCCGAGGTCGTGGCTCAAGAACCTTTGGTGGAAGGGGTCCTGTTGGCTTTGATGGTTCAACATACCAACCGTACAATAACCGACATGGTTTCTACAATGGCTATATGCCACAACCTGTTCCCACACATCCCTACTATCATGGCCTCTATTTTGGTATGGGAGGCAATCCCTATGCAAATGCATATCCAAACCATGCAGTCATGGCAAATGTTCCAAACATGGTGGCAAGGCGTCCAGTATATAGCCCATATCCCCCAATGTATCCTGGCTATGGTTTTGCATACAGAAGTGGTTATGCGGGTGCTGCGCCTTCTGTTCCGTATGGCGTTAATGGTGGCAGGGATTACATGAATGACCAAGACTCTATGGATGTACAAGAACTTGACAGCGCTGCTACCATTGCTACAAAGTTTGAATACATGAAGCTAGGTTCACAATGA